A window of Desulfovibrio sp. contains these coding sequences:
- the fliQ gene encoding flagellar biosynthesis protein FliQ: protein MSPDFVIGFGRQAIELCLMMALPMLAVGLGVGVLVSVIQAATQIQEMTLTFIPKIVCMFLALLVALPWLMERMITFTRDVFINIPNYVR from the coding sequence ATGTCTCCTGATTTTGTCATCGGTTTTGGCCGTCAGGCCATTGAACTGTGTCTCATGATGGCTTTGCCCATGCTTGCGGTGGGTCTGGGGGTGGGTGTGCTTGTGAGCGTCATTCAGGCCGCAACCCAGATTCAGGAAATGACCCTGACCTTTATTCCCAAGATCGTCTGCATGTTTCTGGCCCTGCTGGTGGCCCTGCCGTGGCTCATGGAGCGCATGATAACCTTCACGCGCGACGTGTTTATCAATATCCCCAATTACGTACGGTAG
- a CDS encoding RNA methyltransferase encodes MHTQSEDAPLLPGLKPVLELLSSDPQRIDCVFCKKGLRGPEAREMQNLCRKNDVRFTLVEQAVLDRLCRPASGANREAGRDAGRDAVSHQGVVARLSVTSFCELEDIFASLEQAPLPIVLALDQVQDPGNVGTLCRTLYALGGAGIIMPRHNSAYLGPAARRAAAGALEHLPVARVTNLGHALDSAEEAGLTIYGAGGQPGSGSLDAFAEPMCLPAILVLGNEDKGLRPGVAKRCAHMLRIPLARTFDSLNVAQAGAILLGLAASVRAKS; translated from the coding sequence ATGCATACCCAATCTGAAGACGCCCCTCTTCTGCCGGGCCTCAAACCCGTGCTGGAACTGTTGTCCAGCGACCCGCAGCGCATTGACTGCGTGTTTTGCAAAAAGGGGCTTCGCGGCCCCGAAGCCCGCGAAATGCAGAACCTCTGCCGCAAAAACGACGTACGTTTTACGCTGGTGGAACAGGCCGTTCTCGACCGTCTGTGCCGTCCTGCCAGTGGCGCTAACCGCGAGGCAGGCCGTGATGCGGGCCGGGACGCCGTCAGTCACCAGGGTGTGGTGGCGCGCCTTTCTGTCACCAGCTTCTGCGAGCTTGAAGACATTTTTGCGAGCCTGGAGCAGGCTCCCCTGCCCATAGTCCTGGCCCTTGATCAGGTGCAGGACCCCGGCAATGTGGGCACGCTCTGCCGCACTCTTTACGCCCTTGGGGGCGCGGGCATCATTATGCCCCGCCACAACAGCGCCTATCTGGGCCCTGCCGCCCGCCGCGCCGCCGCCGGAGCCCTGGAGCATCTGCCCGTGGCCCGCGTGACAAACCTGGGGCATGCCCTGGACAGCGCTGAAGAGGCCGGACTGACCATCTATGGCGCAGGCGGCCAACCCGGCTCCGGGAGCCTGGACGCCTTTGCCGAACCCATGTGTCTGCCCGCCATTCTGGTGCTGGGCAACGAAGACAAGGGATTGCGGCCAGGCGTGGCCAAGCGGTGCGCGCATATGCTGCGCATACCCCTGGCTCGGACTTTTGATTCGCTCAATGTGGCGCAGGCCGGGGCCATTCTTCTGGGACTGGCGGCATCCGTACGCGCCAAATCCTGA